The sequence below is a genomic window from Gammaproteobacteria bacterium.
TGCTGCCTTGGCCAACTCAGCCAAATGCACCGAAGCCTGATAGTTAATCTCTTCGGTCCAATGTCGGTTTAAGTTTCCAACGGGATCATTGCTCAGAGCTGCCAAGTGCACTACGGCATCAAAGCCCTGCACGTCATGTAGTTGCAAATCTCGAATGTCCTTGTGAATGGACGGAACTCGAGTTACTTCTGGCACGAGTAAGCATGACTTGAAATAATCTGAATCCAAACCCACGACAGCATGGCCGGCTTTCAGGAAGCGTGCA
It includes:
- a CDS encoding NAD(P)-dependent oxidoreductase — its product is MGAPMRVLMTGHNGYLGSVMAARFLKAGHAVVGLDSDYFKSCLLVPEVTRVPSIHKDIRDLQLHDVQGFDAVVHLAALSNDPVGNLNRHWTEEINYQASVHLAELAKAA